One part of the Flavobacterium johnsoniae UW101 genome encodes these proteins:
- a CDS encoding group III truncated hemoglobin, translating to MKTDIRNKEDIKVLVDAFYHKIQTDETIGYLFTKIAVVNWEKHLPIMYDFWDNILFHTGNFDGNPMMKHRLLNDKSTLSETHFLHWTQLWRKTVDDLFEGEKADEVKIRAKNIAKAMMNKVVN from the coding sequence ATGAAAACCGATATTAGAAATAAGGAAGATATCAAAGTATTGGTAGATGCTTTTTATCACAAAATTCAAACTGACGAAACAATTGGTTATTTGTTTACCAAAATAGCTGTTGTGAATTGGGAAAAACACCTCCCGATTATGTATGATTTTTGGGATAATATTCTTTTTCATACCGGAAATTTTGACGGAAACCCAATGATGAAACACCGCCTGCTGAATGATAAAAGCACTTTAAGCGAAACTCATTTTTTGCACTGGACTCAATTATGGAGAAAAACGGTCGATGATTTGTTTGAAGGAGAAAAGGCTGATGAGGTAAAAATAAGAGCCAAAAATATTGCAAAAGCAATGATGAATAAAGTGGTTAATTAA